The following are encoded together in the Tribolium castaneum strain GA2 chromosome 3, icTriCast1.1, whole genome shotgun sequence genome:
- the LOC659733 gene encoding putative glycerol kinase 5 isoform X2, whose product MGDSKMPSNDYVASLDIGTTTIRCTILNSLAQTVGSARSTVSRNFAFSTNQKPLQVKLIYPEPGFVEINPDQLWEQILEIIKNAVSDANLDIVNIKCLGISTQRSTFLTWDSQTGKPFHNFITWKDIRAKNLCKELNSSFLVKAFRCAAYSLYLVTRSNRFLIGSRLKFAANHATGRLLWVLQNNPVLKTAVSEHNAKFGTIDTWLLHKLTKNKLHVTDISNASATGFFDPFVFEWGSWAKVILGIPMEILPQVVPNDYDFGSTEEKIFGVSIPIRCIMADQSSSMFASSCFVPDDIKLTLGTGAFLDVNTAGEIHTSVTGIYPLVAWKIKNEVTCIGEVACNDCGSLIQWLLNIGLVTKPSDIYGMVTGVEDSDGVYFIPAFSGLGPPINDEKASSGFLGIKPTTTKNHLVRSVLEGITYRAVLAFQTLKKERNREYYKVTVDGGVSNNDFVCQLFADLTGIEVERLDSTEMSVLGVGFLAGIIAGVWKTNEEIKKFNKVQKLFSPTADHIYRKRCFEEFNKWRNAVERFKYWYEED is encoded by the exons ATGGGGGACAG taaaatgccATCAAATGACTACGTAGCATCTTTGGACATCGGTACCACGACCATAAGGTgcacaattttaaattctttagCTCAAACTGTTGGCTCTGCTCGGTCTACGGTAAGTCGCAATTTCGCATTTTCCACTAATCAAAAACCTCTCCAGGTGAAATTAATTTACCCAGAGCCCGGTTTCGTTGAGATAAATCCGGACCAACTTTGGGaacaaattttagaaataataaaaaatgccgTTTCAG ATGCAAACTTGGATATTGTAAACATTAAATGTCTTGGAATATCAACACAAAGATCAACGTTTCTAACATGGGACAGCCAAACCGGGAAACCGTTCCACAATTTTATCACGTGGAAGGACATAAGGGCGAAAAATCTATGCAAGGAGCTGAATTCGTCCTTCCTTGTGAAGGCGTTTCGTTGCGCAGCTTACAGTTTGTATCTCGTCACGAGAAGCAACAGGTTTTTGATTGGAAGTAGGTTAAAATTTGCCGCAAACCAT gCCACAGGCCGCCTCCTTTGGGTCCTCCAAAACAACCCCGTGCTTAAAACCGCCGTTAGTGAACACAACGCAAAATTCGGGACAATCGATACTTGGCTATTACACAAgctcacaaaaaataaattgcacgTAACTGACATCAGCAATGCTTCGGCCACCGGTTTTTTCGACCCGTTCGTTTTCGAGTGGGGCTCCTGGGCCAAAGTCATTCTGGGCATCCCCATGGAGATCCTCCCCCAGGTGGTGCCAAACGATTATGATTTTGGGTCGACGGAGGAAAAAATTTTCGGGGTTTCGATACCGATTCGCTGTATT atgGCAGACCAGTCATCATCAATGTTTGCCTCTAGTTGTTTCGTACCTGACGATATTAAGTTAACTCTAGGGACTGGGGCCTTTTTGGACGTGAACACCGCTGGGGAAATTCATACAAGTGTGACAGGGATTTATCCCCTAGTTgcttggaaaattaaaaatgaagtgACCTGTATTGGAGAAGTTGCGTGTAATGACTGTGGTTCTTTAATTCAGTGGCTCTTGAATATAG GACTTGTGACAAAACCTTCAGATATTTACGGCATGGTCACTGGTGTAGAAGACAGCGATGGGGTTTattttataccagcttttaGTGGGTTGGGT ccGCCGATAAATGACGAAAAAGCGAGTTCTGGTTTTTTGGGAATCAAACCAACCACAACTAAAAATCATCTAGTTCGTTCGGTTTTGGAAGGAATTACGTACAGGGCTGTGCTAGCATtccaaacattaaaaaaagaacGAAATAGGGAGTACTACAAAGTCAC AGTTGATGGTGGAGTTTCAAACAACGACTTCGTCTGCCAGTTATTTGCAGATTTAACAGGAATTGAAGTTGAAAGACTGGACTCTACTGAAATGTCCGTTTTAGGCGTAGGATTTTTAGCGGGAATTATAGCCGGTGTTTGGAAGACcaatgaagaaataaaaaagtttaataaagtacaaaaattatttagtccAACAGCTGACCACATTTATAGGAAACGGTGTTTTGAGgaatttaataaatggagaaatGCTGTGGAGAGGTTTAAATATTGGTATGAAGAAGACTGA
- the LOC659733 gene encoding putative glycerol kinase 5 isoform X1 → MNKKNDYFSKMPSNDYVASLDIGTTTIRCTILNSLAQTVGSARSTVSRNFAFSTNQKPLQVKLIYPEPGFVEINPDQLWEQILEIIKNAVSDANLDIVNIKCLGISTQRSTFLTWDSQTGKPFHNFITWKDIRAKNLCKELNSSFLVKAFRCAAYSLYLVTRSNRFLIGSRLKFAANHATGRLLWVLQNNPVLKTAVSEHNAKFGTIDTWLLHKLTKNKLHVTDISNASATGFFDPFVFEWGSWAKVILGIPMEILPQVVPNDYDFGSTEEKIFGVSIPIRCIMADQSSSMFASSCFVPDDIKLTLGTGAFLDVNTAGEIHTSVTGIYPLVAWKIKNEVTCIGEVACNDCGSLIQWLLNIGLVTKPSDIYGMVTGVEDSDGVYFIPAFSGLGPPINDEKASSGFLGIKPTTTKNHLVRSVLEGITYRAVLAFQTLKKERNREYYKVTVDGGVSNNDFVCQLFADLTGIEVERLDSTEMSVLGVGFLAGIIAGVWKTNEEIKKFNKVQKLFSPTADHIYRKRCFEEFNKWRNAVERFKYWYEED, encoded by the exons atgaataaaaaaaacgattattttagtaaaatgccATCAAATGACTACGTAGCATCTTTGGACATCGGTACCACGACCATAAGGTgcacaattttaaattctttagCTCAAACTGTTGGCTCTGCTCGGTCTACGGTAAGTCGCAATTTCGCATTTTCCACTAATCAAAAACCTCTCCAGGTGAAATTAATTTACCCAGAGCCCGGTTTCGTTGAGATAAATCCGGACCAACTTTGGGaacaaattttagaaataataaaaaatgccgTTTCAG ATGCAAACTTGGATATTGTAAACATTAAATGTCTTGGAATATCAACACAAAGATCAACGTTTCTAACATGGGACAGCCAAACCGGGAAACCGTTCCACAATTTTATCACGTGGAAGGACATAAGGGCGAAAAATCTATGCAAGGAGCTGAATTCGTCCTTCCTTGTGAAGGCGTTTCGTTGCGCAGCTTACAGTTTGTATCTCGTCACGAGAAGCAACAGGTTTTTGATTGGAAGTAGGTTAAAATTTGCCGCAAACCAT gCCACAGGCCGCCTCCTTTGGGTCCTCCAAAACAACCCCGTGCTTAAAACCGCCGTTAGTGAACACAACGCAAAATTCGGGACAATCGATACTTGGCTATTACACAAgctcacaaaaaataaattgcacgTAACTGACATCAGCAATGCTTCGGCCACCGGTTTTTTCGACCCGTTCGTTTTCGAGTGGGGCTCCTGGGCCAAAGTCATTCTGGGCATCCCCATGGAGATCCTCCCCCAGGTGGTGCCAAACGATTATGATTTTGGGTCGACGGAGGAAAAAATTTTCGGGGTTTCGATACCGATTCGCTGTATT atgGCAGACCAGTCATCATCAATGTTTGCCTCTAGTTGTTTCGTACCTGACGATATTAAGTTAACTCTAGGGACTGGGGCCTTTTTGGACGTGAACACCGCTGGGGAAATTCATACAAGTGTGACAGGGATTTATCCCCTAGTTgcttggaaaattaaaaatgaagtgACCTGTATTGGAGAAGTTGCGTGTAATGACTGTGGTTCTTTAATTCAGTGGCTCTTGAATATAG GACTTGTGACAAAACCTTCAGATATTTACGGCATGGTCACTGGTGTAGAAGACAGCGATGGGGTTTattttataccagcttttaGTGGGTTGGGT ccGCCGATAAATGACGAAAAAGCGAGTTCTGGTTTTTTGGGAATCAAACCAACCACAACTAAAAATCATCTAGTTCGTTCGGTTTTGGAAGGAATTACGTACAGGGCTGTGCTAGCATtccaaacattaaaaaaagaacGAAATAGGGAGTACTACAAAGTCAC AGTTGATGGTGGAGTTTCAAACAACGACTTCGTCTGCCAGTTATTTGCAGATTTAACAGGAATTGAAGTTGAAAGACTGGACTCTACTGAAATGTCCGTTTTAGGCGTAGGATTTTTAGCGGGAATTATAGCCGGTGTTTGGAAGACcaatgaagaaataaaaaagtttaataaagtacaaaaattatttagtccAACAGCTGACCACATTTATAGGAAACGGTGTTTTGAGgaatttaataaatggagaaatGCTGTGGAGAGGTTTAAATATTGGTATGAAGAAGACTGA
- the LOC659733 gene encoding putative glycerol kinase 5 isoform X5, whose protein sequence is MGDSKMPSNDYVASLDIGTTTIRCTILNSLAQTVGSARSTVKLIYPEPGFVEINPDQLWEQILEIIKNAVSDANLDIVNIKCLGISTQRSTFLTWDSQTGKPFHNFITWKDIRAKNLCKELNSSFLVKAFRCAAYSLYLVTRSNRFLIGSRLKFAANHATGRLLWVLQNNPVLKTAVSEHNAKFGTIDTWLLHKLTKNKLHVTDISNASATGFFDPFVFEWGSWAKVILGIPMEILPQVVPNDYDFGSTEEKIFGVSIPIRCIMADQSSSMFASSCFVPDDIKLTLGTGAFLDVNTAGEIHTSVTGIYPLVAWKIKNEVTCIGEVACNDCGSLIQWLLNIGLVTKPSDIYGMVTGVEDSDGVYFIPAFSGLGPPINDEKASSGFLGIKPTTTKNHLVRSVLEGITYRAVLAFQTLKKERNREYYKVTVDGGVSNNDFVCQLFADLTGIEVERLDSTEMSVLGVGFLAGIIAGVWKTNEEIKKFNKVQKLFSPTADHIYRKRCFEEFNKWRNAVERFKYWYEED, encoded by the exons ATGGGGGACAG taaaatgccATCAAATGACTACGTAGCATCTTTGGACATCGGTACCACGACCATAAGGTgcacaattttaaattctttagCTCAAACTGTTGGCTCTGCTCGGTCTACG GTGAAATTAATTTACCCAGAGCCCGGTTTCGTTGAGATAAATCCGGACCAACTTTGGGaacaaattttagaaataataaaaaatgccgTTTCAG ATGCAAACTTGGATATTGTAAACATTAAATGTCTTGGAATATCAACACAAAGATCAACGTTTCTAACATGGGACAGCCAAACCGGGAAACCGTTCCACAATTTTATCACGTGGAAGGACATAAGGGCGAAAAATCTATGCAAGGAGCTGAATTCGTCCTTCCTTGTGAAGGCGTTTCGTTGCGCAGCTTACAGTTTGTATCTCGTCACGAGAAGCAACAGGTTTTTGATTGGAAGTAGGTTAAAATTTGCCGCAAACCAT gCCACAGGCCGCCTCCTTTGGGTCCTCCAAAACAACCCCGTGCTTAAAACCGCCGTTAGTGAACACAACGCAAAATTCGGGACAATCGATACTTGGCTATTACACAAgctcacaaaaaataaattgcacgTAACTGACATCAGCAATGCTTCGGCCACCGGTTTTTTCGACCCGTTCGTTTTCGAGTGGGGCTCCTGGGCCAAAGTCATTCTGGGCATCCCCATGGAGATCCTCCCCCAGGTGGTGCCAAACGATTATGATTTTGGGTCGACGGAGGAAAAAATTTTCGGGGTTTCGATACCGATTCGCTGTATT atgGCAGACCAGTCATCATCAATGTTTGCCTCTAGTTGTTTCGTACCTGACGATATTAAGTTAACTCTAGGGACTGGGGCCTTTTTGGACGTGAACACCGCTGGGGAAATTCATACAAGTGTGACAGGGATTTATCCCCTAGTTgcttggaaaattaaaaatgaagtgACCTGTATTGGAGAAGTTGCGTGTAATGACTGTGGTTCTTTAATTCAGTGGCTCTTGAATATAG GACTTGTGACAAAACCTTCAGATATTTACGGCATGGTCACTGGTGTAGAAGACAGCGATGGGGTTTattttataccagcttttaGTGGGTTGGGT ccGCCGATAAATGACGAAAAAGCGAGTTCTGGTTTTTTGGGAATCAAACCAACCACAACTAAAAATCATCTAGTTCGTTCGGTTTTGGAAGGAATTACGTACAGGGCTGTGCTAGCATtccaaacattaaaaaaagaacGAAATAGGGAGTACTACAAAGTCAC AGTTGATGGTGGAGTTTCAAACAACGACTTCGTCTGCCAGTTATTTGCAGATTTAACAGGAATTGAAGTTGAAAGACTGGACTCTACTGAAATGTCCGTTTTAGGCGTAGGATTTTTAGCGGGAATTATAGCCGGTGTTTGGAAGACcaatgaagaaataaaaaagtttaataaagtacaaaaattatttagtccAACAGCTGACCACATTTATAGGAAACGGTGTTTTGAGgaatttaataaatggagaaatGCTGTGGAGAGGTTTAAATATTGGTATGAAGAAGACTGA
- the LOC659733 gene encoding putative glycerol kinase 5 isoform X4, whose protein sequence is MNKKNDYFSKMPSNDYVASLDIGTTTIRCTILNSLAQTVGSARSTVKLIYPEPGFVEINPDQLWEQILEIIKNAVSDANLDIVNIKCLGISTQRSTFLTWDSQTGKPFHNFITWKDIRAKNLCKELNSSFLVKAFRCAAYSLYLVTRSNRFLIGSRLKFAANHATGRLLWVLQNNPVLKTAVSEHNAKFGTIDTWLLHKLTKNKLHVTDISNASATGFFDPFVFEWGSWAKVILGIPMEILPQVVPNDYDFGSTEEKIFGVSIPIRCIMADQSSSMFASSCFVPDDIKLTLGTGAFLDVNTAGEIHTSVTGIYPLVAWKIKNEVTCIGEVACNDCGSLIQWLLNIGLVTKPSDIYGMVTGVEDSDGVYFIPAFSGLGPPINDEKASSGFLGIKPTTTKNHLVRSVLEGITYRAVLAFQTLKKERNREYYKVTVDGGVSNNDFVCQLFADLTGIEVERLDSTEMSVLGVGFLAGIIAGVWKTNEEIKKFNKVQKLFSPTADHIYRKRCFEEFNKWRNAVERFKYWYEED, encoded by the exons atgaataaaaaaaacgattattttagtaaaatgccATCAAATGACTACGTAGCATCTTTGGACATCGGTACCACGACCATAAGGTgcacaattttaaattctttagCTCAAACTGTTGGCTCTGCTCGGTCTACG GTGAAATTAATTTACCCAGAGCCCGGTTTCGTTGAGATAAATCCGGACCAACTTTGGGaacaaattttagaaataataaaaaatgccgTTTCAG ATGCAAACTTGGATATTGTAAACATTAAATGTCTTGGAATATCAACACAAAGATCAACGTTTCTAACATGGGACAGCCAAACCGGGAAACCGTTCCACAATTTTATCACGTGGAAGGACATAAGGGCGAAAAATCTATGCAAGGAGCTGAATTCGTCCTTCCTTGTGAAGGCGTTTCGTTGCGCAGCTTACAGTTTGTATCTCGTCACGAGAAGCAACAGGTTTTTGATTGGAAGTAGGTTAAAATTTGCCGCAAACCAT gCCACAGGCCGCCTCCTTTGGGTCCTCCAAAACAACCCCGTGCTTAAAACCGCCGTTAGTGAACACAACGCAAAATTCGGGACAATCGATACTTGGCTATTACACAAgctcacaaaaaataaattgcacgTAACTGACATCAGCAATGCTTCGGCCACCGGTTTTTTCGACCCGTTCGTTTTCGAGTGGGGCTCCTGGGCCAAAGTCATTCTGGGCATCCCCATGGAGATCCTCCCCCAGGTGGTGCCAAACGATTATGATTTTGGGTCGACGGAGGAAAAAATTTTCGGGGTTTCGATACCGATTCGCTGTATT atgGCAGACCAGTCATCATCAATGTTTGCCTCTAGTTGTTTCGTACCTGACGATATTAAGTTAACTCTAGGGACTGGGGCCTTTTTGGACGTGAACACCGCTGGGGAAATTCATACAAGTGTGACAGGGATTTATCCCCTAGTTgcttggaaaattaaaaatgaagtgACCTGTATTGGAGAAGTTGCGTGTAATGACTGTGGTTCTTTAATTCAGTGGCTCTTGAATATAG GACTTGTGACAAAACCTTCAGATATTTACGGCATGGTCACTGGTGTAGAAGACAGCGATGGGGTTTattttataccagcttttaGTGGGTTGGGT ccGCCGATAAATGACGAAAAAGCGAGTTCTGGTTTTTTGGGAATCAAACCAACCACAACTAAAAATCATCTAGTTCGTTCGGTTTTGGAAGGAATTACGTACAGGGCTGTGCTAGCATtccaaacattaaaaaaagaacGAAATAGGGAGTACTACAAAGTCAC AGTTGATGGTGGAGTTTCAAACAACGACTTCGTCTGCCAGTTATTTGCAGATTTAACAGGAATTGAAGTTGAAAGACTGGACTCTACTGAAATGTCCGTTTTAGGCGTAGGATTTTTAGCGGGAATTATAGCCGGTGTTTGGAAGACcaatgaagaaataaaaaagtttaataaagtacaaaaattatttagtccAACAGCTGACCACATTTATAGGAAACGGTGTTTTGAGgaatttaataaatggagaaatGCTGTGGAGAGGTTTAAATATTGGTATGAAGAAGACTGA
- the LOC659733 gene encoding putative glycerol kinase 5 isoform X3, producing MPSNDYVASLDIGTTTIRCTILNSLAQTVGSARSTVSRNFAFSTNQKPLQVKLIYPEPGFVEINPDQLWEQILEIIKNAVSDANLDIVNIKCLGISTQRSTFLTWDSQTGKPFHNFITWKDIRAKNLCKELNSSFLVKAFRCAAYSLYLVTRSNRFLIGSRLKFAANHATGRLLWVLQNNPVLKTAVSEHNAKFGTIDTWLLHKLTKNKLHVTDISNASATGFFDPFVFEWGSWAKVILGIPMEILPQVVPNDYDFGSTEEKIFGVSIPIRCIMADQSSSMFASSCFVPDDIKLTLGTGAFLDVNTAGEIHTSVTGIYPLVAWKIKNEVTCIGEVACNDCGSLIQWLLNIGLVTKPSDIYGMVTGVEDSDGVYFIPAFSGLGPPINDEKASSGFLGIKPTTTKNHLVRSVLEGITYRAVLAFQTLKKERNREYYKVTVDGGVSNNDFVCQLFADLTGIEVERLDSTEMSVLGVGFLAGIIAGVWKTNEEIKKFNKVQKLFSPTADHIYRKRCFEEFNKWRNAVERFKYWYEED from the exons atgccATCAAATGACTACGTAGCATCTTTGGACATCGGTACCACGACCATAAGGTgcacaattttaaattctttagCTCAAACTGTTGGCTCTGCTCGGTCTACGGTAAGTCGCAATTTCGCATTTTCCACTAATCAAAAACCTCTCCAGGTGAAATTAATTTACCCAGAGCCCGGTTTCGTTGAGATAAATCCGGACCAACTTTGGGaacaaattttagaaataataaaaaatgccgTTTCAG ATGCAAACTTGGATATTGTAAACATTAAATGTCTTGGAATATCAACACAAAGATCAACGTTTCTAACATGGGACAGCCAAACCGGGAAACCGTTCCACAATTTTATCACGTGGAAGGACATAAGGGCGAAAAATCTATGCAAGGAGCTGAATTCGTCCTTCCTTGTGAAGGCGTTTCGTTGCGCAGCTTACAGTTTGTATCTCGTCACGAGAAGCAACAGGTTTTTGATTGGAAGTAGGTTAAAATTTGCCGCAAACCAT gCCACAGGCCGCCTCCTTTGGGTCCTCCAAAACAACCCCGTGCTTAAAACCGCCGTTAGTGAACACAACGCAAAATTCGGGACAATCGATACTTGGCTATTACACAAgctcacaaaaaataaattgcacgTAACTGACATCAGCAATGCTTCGGCCACCGGTTTTTTCGACCCGTTCGTTTTCGAGTGGGGCTCCTGGGCCAAAGTCATTCTGGGCATCCCCATGGAGATCCTCCCCCAGGTGGTGCCAAACGATTATGATTTTGGGTCGACGGAGGAAAAAATTTTCGGGGTTTCGATACCGATTCGCTGTATT atgGCAGACCAGTCATCATCAATGTTTGCCTCTAGTTGTTTCGTACCTGACGATATTAAGTTAACTCTAGGGACTGGGGCCTTTTTGGACGTGAACACCGCTGGGGAAATTCATACAAGTGTGACAGGGATTTATCCCCTAGTTgcttggaaaattaaaaatgaagtgACCTGTATTGGAGAAGTTGCGTGTAATGACTGTGGTTCTTTAATTCAGTGGCTCTTGAATATAG GACTTGTGACAAAACCTTCAGATATTTACGGCATGGTCACTGGTGTAGAAGACAGCGATGGGGTTTattttataccagcttttaGTGGGTTGGGT ccGCCGATAAATGACGAAAAAGCGAGTTCTGGTTTTTTGGGAATCAAACCAACCACAACTAAAAATCATCTAGTTCGTTCGGTTTTGGAAGGAATTACGTACAGGGCTGTGCTAGCATtccaaacattaaaaaaagaacGAAATAGGGAGTACTACAAAGTCAC AGTTGATGGTGGAGTTTCAAACAACGACTTCGTCTGCCAGTTATTTGCAGATTTAACAGGAATTGAAGTTGAAAGACTGGACTCTACTGAAATGTCCGTTTTAGGCGTAGGATTTTTAGCGGGAATTATAGCCGGTGTTTGGAAGACcaatgaagaaataaaaaagtttaataaagtacaaaaattatttagtccAACAGCTGACCACATTTATAGGAAACGGTGTTTTGAGgaatttaataaatggagaaatGCTGTGGAGAGGTTTAAATATTGGTATGAAGAAGACTGA
- the LOC659733 gene encoding putative glycerol kinase 5 isoform X6, with protein sequence MPSNDYVASLDIGTTTIRCTILNSLAQTVGSARSTVKLIYPEPGFVEINPDQLWEQILEIIKNAVSDANLDIVNIKCLGISTQRSTFLTWDSQTGKPFHNFITWKDIRAKNLCKELNSSFLVKAFRCAAYSLYLVTRSNRFLIGSRLKFAANHATGRLLWVLQNNPVLKTAVSEHNAKFGTIDTWLLHKLTKNKLHVTDISNASATGFFDPFVFEWGSWAKVILGIPMEILPQVVPNDYDFGSTEEKIFGVSIPIRCIMADQSSSMFASSCFVPDDIKLTLGTGAFLDVNTAGEIHTSVTGIYPLVAWKIKNEVTCIGEVACNDCGSLIQWLLNIGLVTKPSDIYGMVTGVEDSDGVYFIPAFSGLGPPINDEKASSGFLGIKPTTTKNHLVRSVLEGITYRAVLAFQTLKKERNREYYKVTVDGGVSNNDFVCQLFADLTGIEVERLDSTEMSVLGVGFLAGIIAGVWKTNEEIKKFNKVQKLFSPTADHIYRKRCFEEFNKWRNAVERFKYWYEED encoded by the exons atgccATCAAATGACTACGTAGCATCTTTGGACATCGGTACCACGACCATAAGGTgcacaattttaaattctttagCTCAAACTGTTGGCTCTGCTCGGTCTACG GTGAAATTAATTTACCCAGAGCCCGGTTTCGTTGAGATAAATCCGGACCAACTTTGGGaacaaattttagaaataataaaaaatgccgTTTCAG ATGCAAACTTGGATATTGTAAACATTAAATGTCTTGGAATATCAACACAAAGATCAACGTTTCTAACATGGGACAGCCAAACCGGGAAACCGTTCCACAATTTTATCACGTGGAAGGACATAAGGGCGAAAAATCTATGCAAGGAGCTGAATTCGTCCTTCCTTGTGAAGGCGTTTCGTTGCGCAGCTTACAGTTTGTATCTCGTCACGAGAAGCAACAGGTTTTTGATTGGAAGTAGGTTAAAATTTGCCGCAAACCAT gCCACAGGCCGCCTCCTTTGGGTCCTCCAAAACAACCCCGTGCTTAAAACCGCCGTTAGTGAACACAACGCAAAATTCGGGACAATCGATACTTGGCTATTACACAAgctcacaaaaaataaattgcacgTAACTGACATCAGCAATGCTTCGGCCACCGGTTTTTTCGACCCGTTCGTTTTCGAGTGGGGCTCCTGGGCCAAAGTCATTCTGGGCATCCCCATGGAGATCCTCCCCCAGGTGGTGCCAAACGATTATGATTTTGGGTCGACGGAGGAAAAAATTTTCGGGGTTTCGATACCGATTCGCTGTATT atgGCAGACCAGTCATCATCAATGTTTGCCTCTAGTTGTTTCGTACCTGACGATATTAAGTTAACTCTAGGGACTGGGGCCTTTTTGGACGTGAACACCGCTGGGGAAATTCATACAAGTGTGACAGGGATTTATCCCCTAGTTgcttggaaaattaaaaatgaagtgACCTGTATTGGAGAAGTTGCGTGTAATGACTGTGGTTCTTTAATTCAGTGGCTCTTGAATATAG GACTTGTGACAAAACCTTCAGATATTTACGGCATGGTCACTGGTGTAGAAGACAGCGATGGGGTTTattttataccagcttttaGTGGGTTGGGT ccGCCGATAAATGACGAAAAAGCGAGTTCTGGTTTTTTGGGAATCAAACCAACCACAACTAAAAATCATCTAGTTCGTTCGGTTTTGGAAGGAATTACGTACAGGGCTGTGCTAGCATtccaaacattaaaaaaagaacGAAATAGGGAGTACTACAAAGTCAC AGTTGATGGTGGAGTTTCAAACAACGACTTCGTCTGCCAGTTATTTGCAGATTTAACAGGAATTGAAGTTGAAAGACTGGACTCTACTGAAATGTCCGTTTTAGGCGTAGGATTTTTAGCGGGAATTATAGCCGGTGTTTGGAAGACcaatgaagaaataaaaaagtttaataaagtacaaaaattatttagtccAACAGCTGACCACATTTATAGGAAACGGTGTTTTGAGgaatttaataaatggagaaatGCTGTGGAGAGGTTTAAATATTGGTATGAAGAAGACTGA
- the LOC659661 gene encoding trimeric intracellular cation channel type 1B.1: MDPEAFLDIANQVVKLKMFPYFDIAHCTLCALSVREDLGSGAQAFSRKHPLACWLSYMLVVFAGGMVANGLLAEPILAPLKNTPQLIVATLVWYVIFYTPIDLGYKLAKFLPIKVVFSAMKEIYRCKKVYDGVTHAAKLYPNGYLIMVIIGTLKGNGAGFTRLLERLMRGVWTPTAMEFMQPSFYTKASLVASIIFILDKKTELISAPHALVYFGIVIFFVYFKLSSILLGIHDPFVPFENLLCALFFGGIWDSLAKILGRGQLKEGESKDAKKTN; encoded by the exons ATGGATCCGGAGGCATTCCTCGATATCGCCAACCAGGTGGTCAAGCTCAAGATGTTTCCCTATTTCGACATTGCGCACTGCACCTTGTGCGCCCTGTCCGTCAGGGAAGACCTGGGAAGCG gcGCTCAGGCATTTTCGCGCAAACATCCCCTAGCATGCTGGTTATCGTACATGTTGGTGGTGTTTGCTGGCGGAATGGTGGCAAATGGACTCTTGGCAGAACCTATCCTTGCACCTCTCAAAAATACGCCACAACTAATAGTTGCAACACTAGTTTG GTATGTGATTTTTTATACTCCTATTGACCTGGGGTATAAGCTTGCGAAATTTCTTCCAATTAAAGTCGTCTTCTCTGCCATGAAAGAGATTTACAGATGCAAGAAAGTATATGATGGAGTGACTCACGCCGCTAAGCTGTACCCCAACGGCTATCTTATTATGGTCATTATTGGGACCTTAAAAGGTAACGGGGCCGGATTTACAAGGCTACTGGAACGTCTTATGAGAGGTGTGTGGACCCCAACGGCTATGGAATTCATGCAACCCAGTTT cTACACGAAAGCTTCCCTTGTCGCTTCCATCATCTTCATTCTTGACAAAAAGACGGAACTGATTTCGGCGCCACATGCCCTAGTTTATTTCggaattgttatcttttttgtttacttcAAATTGTCTTCCATTCTGCTGGGAATCCACGATCCCTTTGTTCCCTTTGAAAACCTGCTATGTGCGTTGTTCTTCGGCGGAATTTGGGACAGTCTGGCCAAAATTTTGGGCAGGGGCCAGTTAAAGGAAGGTGAATCCAAAGATGCGAAAAAAACCAACTAA